AAACTACACTTTCACTCTCTTCAAAAATTTTAGACTTTgaaaattcttttattattttaaaaaattttcatccaAACAAAATATAAGGTAGATTAAATCCAACCAGTGCTTAGTGCACTAAGGTTGTTTGTCTAGATTTTGGACCTTGATCTTGGTTGTTATCTGGAGACCAgaggtttttctttttcatgggtTGGCTTCAGCTCCTTTTCGATTAATGACAATATATTTAGATATTTGTCTtcactcttcttcttcaactatcaagtgctctttttaataaaaatttcaggGATTAAGTAAATGACCAAAAAGAAAATTCCAATCACTTCATCTTTTGCATGATGTTCTCAcctctttaattaaaatttgacaAAATCTATGTACTAAACTTTAAGGACTTTCAATTAAAATCAACAGTATTAAAAATCAATAATCTTTAGAAAACAATAAGATTTTTCTCGAAAGTTTTACGATCAAAATCAATCGACAGGGATAATtgtgtaatattttatatttctcaTCACACACAAATATAAACACCGtaaatatcaatttaatataaaattttaaaaatttcaacaaaaataaaataaaattagaaggCATCAGATCTTCCTATTAGAAAATATGAATCATAATACCCAAATCAAATATCTAAGCATTCAACTATTCAATATATGATTCGTCATTTGCCTTTTTAAAACATaactttaaaaagaaaaaaataaaaataaaaatcaaacaattctattttgaagctaaaatttgaacatgtaattaatccgagccaaattttaaaaaattcatcctccattaataaaaaaaatatatcataacCAAATTCAAATTCGACTCAAATTCTAAATCCAATTCACATAATAATTTGAACTTAAACTCTAAATCCAatttaaataaacattcaaGTTAAAGTTTGAGTTGATAAAAAACTCTTCAAGTTAAAATCTaactaattgaaatttttaaacttAATCTTTGAACTAAAGAGCCTAACTAATATAATAGACTTTTAAGTCTCTTATAGCCAGGAGCttaatttgaataataataGGAAAGGAATTCTTATTTATGGAGAAGCTCTGCCCctttatttttacaaattttcGATATGGGATGGAGAGACAGCTAACCATTATTCAGATTATATATTTACATATTGTGCACTGATAATTAAAATTGGCCTTATTATTTAGTGGTTAACATACGGTTACTTCATGTTTAGGTTGGGTTCAAATCCTTgcaatttaaatgtttttttttcttttatttttttactatttaggtaataatatttttttactcaaactttatttatagtattttattaatttatatttaaattatataaaaattttaatttataaaattaagtggataatattaaatatgaaaataatatatatatatatatatatatatatatataagcatGTAAAAATagtaagaataataataataatcgatTAGGAGagatttaaatgaaaatattttttaaaagtataaagaaaatatttatttagagaaatacataataaaaaataaatatagaaattaatagTATAGTacacaataaattaatataaatatataaattaatagtatgtatagttatataatttagtaatatttagtctttttaacaatttaaaaattaaggaagAGAgacaaataatataaataaatattaaaaatatagtatttataatttttttctattaaaaaatatttataaaattacttattttttaaaagatattacttaatatttattaatagtactattattttacattatatatatttttatctgatatattaaatttctttatatatatatatatatacagtgagcattaatttatttttttattataaatttaaaataaaattatgaataattatattttataaatatatatttttataatgttcatatttataaaatatatatttttataatctccATATTTAATATATCTATAAATGAGATCATTATTAAATCTATTTAGGAGTCTATTTAGCTCACGAGTCCCTTAACGAATCAAATCATAAACCTCTTAATGAATCTGTTTGCGAATCACTCATGACATTTAACGAGTCgaatactaataaatttaaatttgatccattaactaaatgagtttaaaaattaaattcgaaTTTAACTCATTTAGAAAATGAGTCAAGTCTGATCTACAATAATTCacaaatagtttaatttatttactcataaatatattttaatatttttctcttcggtcctataaattaaaaattagaaaaaaaaacccTTGTGTTAGGACTATAAATTAGACTGCACCAAGCAAAAACTTAAATTATTTGATGGGAATTTTCGGACTAaacatttcattttattttctggCCTTATTAATCTACTTTGGGCTTGTTTTTTTCCAAGAGATTTACTTATCTTGTCCTTGATAATTTGGGCCAACTAATCCATGGGCTCTACTGGTAACTGGGATTTTGTTAAAcagattaaaatatatattatctatcaaaatacaatttcatgcattaattgtttgtaaaatttaatctaattaattttttcatcgaaattctcttattttttataaaaaaaattctttaaatttttaaaaaagtcatttaaaaaattataattttataaaaattcattcaaattatatttttttaaaagataaattgtttcagataaaaagataattaattttaaacaagTGATTCCATTACTTACctcaatgtaaaaaaaaaaaaaaaaaaaaaaatccctttttaacattttaagaGAAAATGGTTAGTTATTTAGGCTATGTTTTGTTGtacttttcaaaaaaatatttttcatattttttagcatttaaaatatttaaaaaattaattaataaaaaatatttttttaatttaaataaaaataaaattattataagaataataatttttataaaagaaaaattcattttttatatattaaaattaatatttttatatataaatttattaataaattttatttttaaaattaaaattaaataataaaaaataaattatctcatttaaaaatatttttcaaaaaaatattttatatttataaaaaatatttttctaaatataaattattttctataaataaatataagctTAATTATATGTGGGTCGACCTTTTATTATCTTTAGTTCAATTTCTTATAAAAGGGTTTACTTCTTGATGAGTACAGCGCagctataatattttttaaacatcTTTATAAGCCACCAATTTTCTCAGAAAGTCCTGAAGTACAACTGGATTTAGCCATGGTCAATCTAaacctaattttaaaattaaataaaattagcttgaattgaattttttttattattttttaaattagattaaaattacatcaaaattaattattttggtcTATTTAGAgtcaaaattgaaaattttcctaatatataatttttaaatccaACCGTTGAATTAGATTAAAATCATGTCCAATTGGAAACTAAAAGATTTTGCAATCTAATCCTGTATAGCTTAAAATTTCGAATTGAAATTACTATTTCCATCTTAGAATCGCCTAAATGGACCCTATAGGTAATAAGTTAAAATTTGCTAAATTTAATAGCTGATGGAGTTTATTGAGAAAAtcgtttttttaaaataattattgagaaaatcattttttaaaataattatatagagAAAAtcgttttttttaaataattaaatttgataaaagttTTAATAATAGAAACACTAAATTACAAAACATCTTTCTCAAAACCATTTCTTAAGAgcatttaaaatgttttttactttttaaaatcagtttttcttttctaatcAAATGTAAATCGACAAGCTAACATCAAATtagaaaggaagaaattgactTAATCTAATTTTCATGAACCTAAAATACACATAAATGAAtcatcttattaaaaaaaataaaattaaatatgagcTATTATCtcgtattttaaatttatgatgaactgaatttattttttgaaagaatTATCACTCTCCAGTATAATTAACTGTGGGACTGTACCTTTGGCTTTTGAGAAGGAATTTGCAAATTTGGAGGTCAAAATTGCAATATTTGCTGCCTTTATCCCAATTATTGGATACATGTTATTTTCCCCTCAAGGAGTTGAAGTACAGTTTTTTTTTCATCCAtgtttgaaaaagaaagatcaCCACCAAAccaatgaaaaagaagaaaaaagcgAAAAAAGAGAGGAAGCCAAGTACATCTTGCCAAGAATGGCTtggttatataaaaataaactctCATATTGAAGCTAGACTGGCTGGCGAGACAAGAACAAAATCTCCATTTTTTGGGCGGGCGAGTTGATATGTTGGCCTGGCTAACCTCGCGCCAAGTGCCTACCGTGGAAATTGATCAGTAAAAGACAAAACTACAGCATCACTTCTCAGGCCGTATCCTGACTGTCCCTCTCTTCCTTATCCGACTGCAATCATCTTCATTATTACCATTCCCATCTTTAAATTTCTAGTTTTATGCTATAGTCCAAATCTTAAGACAAAACCCACTTGTGATTCATAATTCATAGTTACCCAAAAGCGAAGATTTCCCCATATCATTATGGCAACAATTGACAATTTGTCTTTTCACTTCTCTGGATCTTTTCTATGACTTGCAGGAAAAAACCCTGATTCAGTTTCCTTTTATCATATTGTTCAGTCCAGAATTCTAAGAGTATTTAGAACTAATAATGGCTCCGCGCACTGCAAATAATTGGATTGAAAAGGAAAGGGGCCGGAAAAGCTTAGTCATTTGTATATACAGAAGATGTCTACACTTTGCAAGTACAAGAAAAAGCAGAAACAAAATCCAACTGGACCACGTACGAAACCAGAGAGAGGATAAATGCACAATTTAAACCAGATCCGACGAAACTTGATTGAAAGATATCTCAAAAATACAAAGCATTAGGCCTTGTTCTTGATAATACTCGTGTAAGAGCAAGTCAATTTTGTCCTACCAGAAGGGAGTAGATCTCTTGGAGCCAGTGGATTGAGGGCTGATCTGTGGAACAGTAAATGCATCATCAGCCCAGCTTCTGTTGTTAGCTTTCATGTTGGTGGCCTCCTTTGTCTCCTTTAATCCAATTTGTCCTCCCATCTGTGGATAATGTTGAGATGGGTATAGAGGAGTTGGCGTTGTAGGGACCCAAATTCCCATTGTTTCTGACGAGAAAGGGGTAATATTGCTCCCAAGATCATTACCCACAAACGGCAATATCCCATCATCAGGCTACAATCCTCAAACAAGCCCAATAAAATTATCAGATCCAATAATATAATCTAAAACAGATAACATTAATTTCGTATAGATTTGATTGGGGATGAAAAGAAAGAATTCAAACGCAACCTTACAGAAACCAAAGGCAGTAGAAGGGATATCAAGAAAGTCCTCGACATGCCAACCAGGTAGCGTCTCAATCAAGTACTCTGAGATGCTGCTTGTCGAACCAATTCCTTCATTTATTAGCAGATTATCCCCAGCCTTGTTCACCGTTGTGTCTGAGAATAAGGCCTTGTTCCCCGTCGTGGTTGATGATAAGGCCTTGGTCACTGTCGTGTTTGAGGATAAGGTCTTGTTCACCGTTGAGTTTGGAGTTGAGGTCTTTGCAGTTGAAGGATGATGAGAAACTGGGAGGGAGACGGGCACACGTTTGTTGGTAGATGGCTGTTTTTGAGACTTGGAATCAGGAACAAGATCACCTCCGTTGGTTAcggcggaggaggaggagggtaTATAAAGCGCAGATGTTGCAGAGAGCTTAACACCAGTGAGAAGAAACCTACTATGCTTCTGGGTATGCTCGTTAGCCTTGTGTATGGGGACATCACAGTCTCTGCAAAGAATCGCTCTATCTTGTTGACAAAACAAGAAAGCCCGTTTCTCCTATAACAAATTTACAACCCAAAAAAGAAACCCACCAAATCATATACAAATCAAGACCAAAGGCTAAATAAAGAGGAAAGAGACAAAGAGGCAAATAACTGGCAGACATCACAGAGAGGGAAGTTTTTAGATGAAGGAtggagaagggaaaaacgttgGTGCTTGGAAGCGAGCTTGTTAGCGTGGTGGACACGGTGGTCGCAGGCGTCGCAGAGGGCAGCCTCGTCGGCGGTGCAGAAAACAGACGCCTCGTCTTTGCTGCAGACGTCGCACTGGATCTTCATCTAGGAATAGAGCCGATGGGTACAATATGGTAAGCTAGGTTTCTAAAGATGGAAAGGGAGGCTGAGATTCTGGGAGAGAGGAAAAAGAATAGAGCTTACGAGAGTAAGAGAGAGAGAAGACAGCTAAAAGCTtgaagagagagaagaaagacAATAAAAAAGTAGTACAAAGTGAAGGTGAAATAGGTACTAGGAGACAGGAGTGTCTCAATAGTTTGGTGCTCTTTTGTGTTTGACTCTCTCTGCCCTCTGTGACTGAAAGAAACGGAAGGAGAGGGACAATGGGATATGGTGGCTACATGGCTTTCTGGAACTTGGTCTTAAATTACTGCGGCTTCTTTTAGCCCGCGGAGATTTTGGGCGACATCTGATTTTACcttataaattgattaaatcAGCATATAAATTTTGAAGCGAGGGAGGGAGAAATAGGGAGGAATGAGAAAGAGAAAGCGACAATTGAGAGAGTAAGATCTTTTTATCATCGATGGCtggcttttttgtttttttttgcaGTGGAGCCAGCCATTGATCtatgtattttaatttatttttattgtggtTATCGTGATTTTTTTTTCGAAtcattttaaaatctaattcgggtagttatattaaaaaattttaggatCAGTGATAATTGGCGTTAAAAAATTCATGTTTACCTTTAATAGCTAGTTCAATGGCTATAAAATTCATGTTTTTAGAGACTTTTCAGAGGATTTAGTGGTGATTTTCATCGGGGACTCTTACATGCTTCAGATGGGTGTGTATCTAGGATTGAACCCTCTATACCAGCAATTCGTATCTTTCCAAGCTAGCTCTCCTCGTCACGTTCGCTGGTCATGCTTCTCAAATACCAGCTTACTACTACTTCAGTTATCTCTGTGTGGTGTTCGGCTAGCCATGTTGCATGCAGATGACTTGGCTGGATGGGTCTCAGACGGCTTTTGTTGCTGTAAGCGGTTTTACTTCTAAGAATCCTGTACTAGGATTGATTGGCTTGGTGGATGGTTTTGGATTTTcaagatttgatttgattagtttgATTCCCTTGGATTAGATTTCACCAGTGTTGGGCTTGTATCTTtctttcatttatattttttaccgATTTAGTCCTTATAAATGCAATACCCAGTTGCATATCCAAAAAAGATTCagcttataaattaaaataaaataaacggTAAAGGGAACATCTCTTCATTTTGAttgcttaattttaaaatttcaatatatatcTTATCTAGTATATTTTTAGTAATTTGAATAGacaaaaaacatattttaatttttttttaatccaaacAATATTTTAACTAtcaatttaaactaaataaaatttttatattttaatcaaatatcAAAATATACCCTTAAATGACATAAACCcctttcaaattttgaaaaaaaaataaataaatttttttaaaatatattaaataagccCTCGTgtctaatttatattttactttttatattttatctcaTTGTTCCATATTcatatt
The sequence above is a segment of the Manihot esculenta cultivar AM560-2 chromosome 5, M.esculenta_v8, whole genome shotgun sequence genome. Coding sequences within it:
- the LOC110616227 gene encoding B-box zinc finger protein 21 isoform X1, giving the protein MKIQCDVCSKDEASVFCTADEAALCDACDHRVHHANKLASKHQRFSLLHPSSKNFPLCDVCQEKRAFLFCQQDRAILCRDCDVPIHKANEHTQKHSRFLLTGVKLSATSALYIPSSSSAVTNGGDLVPDSKSQKQPSTNKRVPVSLPVSHHPSTAKTSTPNSTVNKTLSSNTTVTKALSSTTTGNKALFSDTTVNKAGDNLLINEGIGSTSSISEYLIETLPGWHVEDFLDIPSTAFGFCKPDDGILPFVGNDLGSNITPFSSETMGIWVPTTPTPLYPSQHYPQMGGQIGLKETKEATNMKANNRSWADDAFTVPQISPQSTGSKRSTPFW
- the LOC110616227 gene encoding B-box zinc finger protein 21 isoform X2, which encodes MKIQCDVCSKDEASVFCTADEAALCDACDHRVHHANKLASKHQRFSLLHPSSKNFPLCDVCQEKRAFLFCQQDRAILCRDCDVPIHKANEHTQKHSRFLLTGVKLSATSALYIPSSSSAVTNGGDLVPDSKSQKQPSTNKRVPVSLPVSHHPSTAKTSTPNSTVNKTLSSNTTVTKALSSTTTGNKALFSDTTVNKAGDNLLINEGIGSTSSISEYLIETLPGWHVEDFLDIPSTAFGFS